In a single window of the Acetivibrio clariflavus DSM 19732 genome:
- a CDS encoding RNA polymerase sigma factor — protein MANDFDDIECLVKTYGKDVLRICRYYLRNSQDAEDAFQEVFIKLIRKRSTFRGKSEFKTWLTRIAINTCKDFLKSRSLRNSTDESLLDCNDCIDAAKYDEYDELYQIITTLPLDYKDVILLKYYYGYTSKEIARILKLTEPAVNSRLHRAKIYLKEILTEKGWSDYEYLD, from the coding sequence ATGGCGAATGATTTTGATGATATTGAATGTTTAGTTAAGACTTATGGAAAAGATGTTTTAAGAATATGCCGTTATTATCTACGCAATAGTCAGGACGCGGAAGATGCCTTTCAGGAAGTCTTTATTAAACTAATAAGGAAACGCTCTACATTTCGTGGCAAATCCGAGTTTAAAACATGGCTGACAAGAATTGCCATTAATACGTGTAAAGATTTTCTAAAAAGCCGTTCGTTAAGGAATAGTACAGACGAAAGTCTTCTCGACTGCAACGATTGCATTGATGCTGCAAAATATGATGAATATGATGAGCTTTATCAAATTATAACTACATTACCTTTGGATTATAAAGACGTAATATTGCTTAAATACTATTACGGCTATACCTCAAAAGAAATTGCGAGAATACTTAAACTAACAGAGCCTGCCGTAAACTCAAGATTGCATAGAGCCAAAATTTATCTCAAAGAAATATTAACTGAGAAAGGATGGTCGGATTATGAATACCTCGATTGA
- a CDS encoding class I SAM-dependent methyltransferase has product MDYFEQLMEEIDNYNFSGWDFSYILETGRMQEVPVKWNYFNKIKPYLYNVKRLLDLGTGGGERLSKFTPLPQETYATEGYKPNVEIARKKLEPLGIRVIEVDGNEENSKLPFDDNFFDLIIDRHESYCSQEIYRILADDAHFITQQVGSLTIVNLIQLLDNKGLEISNWNLNYAEKELKENNFEIVNSIEEISFIRFYDVGALGIYIKAFPWVFPEFTAKKYEKELMYIHNSILNEGYIDIVYHLFFIDAKKKGF; this is encoded by the coding sequence ATGGACTATTTTGAACAACTAATGGAAGAAATCGATAATTATAATTTTTCCGGATGGGATTTTTCTTATATTTTGGAAACAGGCAGAATGCAGGAAGTGCCGGTAAAGTGGAACTATTTTAACAAGATAAAACCATATTTATATAATGTCAAAAGGCTATTGGATTTAGGAACAGGTGGGGGAGAAAGATTGTCAAAGTTTACACCTCTGCCCCAAGAGACTTATGCAACCGAAGGATATAAGCCAAATGTGGAAATTGCAAGGAAAAAACTTGAGCCTCTCGGAATACGGGTAATAGAGGTTGATGGAAATGAAGAAAATAGTAAGTTGCCTTTTGATGATAACTTTTTCGATTTAATTATAGATAGGCATGAGTCATATTGCTCACAAGAAATATATCGTATTTTAGCAGACGATGCACACTTTATTACACAGCAAGTCGGAAGCCTGACTATTGTGAATTTGATACAGTTACTTGATAACAAGGGTTTGGAAATTTCAAACTGGAATTTAAACTATGCAGAAAAGGAATTGAAGGAAAACAATTTTGAAATTGTAAATTCAATTGAGGAAATAAGTTTTATCAGATTTTATGACGTTGGAGCATTGGGTATATATATTAAAGCTTTTCCCTGGGTATTTCCAGAGTTTACAGCCAAGAAATATGAAAAAGAACTCATGTACATTCACAATAGCATATTAAATGAAGGGTATATTGATATCGTCTATCATCTTTTTTTCATAGATGCAAAAAAGAAAGGATTTTAA
- a CDS encoding peptidase has product MKKIIALAAAIAVLSVFTVSLAAGAFASTNNNNVPEQSVPATSETTTLPDSASLSSDSLNILTENTNFQNHGFEVKALTEAVKLDKTTAVKKANESVGKQISTKAESITAVSAKFTDTETPVLPESNITLKDYPVWIVTYHGVTLQKQGMAGGTVYADQNVVIDANSGEVLETFSYSIK; this is encoded by the coding sequence ATGAAAAAAATTATTGCGCTCGCTGCGGCTATTGCTGTATTATCAGTATTCACAGTGAGTTTGGCTGCCGGGGCTTTCGCAAGTACAAATAACAATAATGTTCCAGAGCAATCAGTTCCGGCTACCTCTGAAACTACAACCTTGCCTGATTCCGCATCCTTGAGCAGTGATTCTTTAAATATATTAACGGAGAATACAAACTTTCAGAATCATGGCTTTGAGGTTAAAGCACTGACTGAAGCGGTAAAATTGGATAAGACTACTGCAGTTAAGAAGGCAAATGAGAGTGTCGGCAAACAAATAAGCACGAAAGCAGAGTCAATTACTGCCGTATCAGCAAAATTCACCGATACAGAAACGCCTGTATTGCCTGAATCTAATATTACATTAAAAGATTACCCTGTATGGATTGTAACATATCATGGCGTCACGTTACAGAAACAAGGGATGGCCGGCGGTACAGTGTATGCAGATCAAAATGTTGTAATTGACGCTAATAGTGGTGAAGTGCTTGAAACGTTCTCTTACAGTATCAAATAA
- a CDS encoding RNA polymerase sigma factor, translated as MSHLGNEQEEKIEQTILKKYNSYYRMAMSFVHNEEDAADIVQEGAYKAIKNSNSLKHIEYAETWVYRIMMNEIYKRLNTKKTKSIDDGNFIDLQVEDKYENIDLMRALDSMPDNDKAVIQLKYFEDLKLDEIAYILGENLSTVKSRLYRGLKKLRCKMDDLDMKGDD; from the coding sequence GTGTCTCATCTCGGAAATGAACAGGAAGAAAAAATTGAGCAAACCATTTTGAAAAAATATAACAGCTACTATAGAATGGCAATGAGTTTTGTACATAATGAAGAAGATGCTGCGGATATTGTTCAGGAAGGTGCATACAAAGCAATTAAAAACAGTAATTCTCTCAAACATATTGAATATGCTGAAACCTGGGTGTACAGGATTATGATGAATGAAATCTATAAACGATTAAACACAAAGAAAACTAAGTCTATTGATGATGGAAATTTTATAGACCTTCAGGTTGAAGATAAATATGAAAATATAGATTTAATGAGAGCATTGGATTCTATGCCAGACAATGATAAAGCGGTTATTCAGTTGAAATATTTTGAAGATCTTAAGCTCGATGAAATTGCCTATATACTTGGTGAAAATCTAAGTACTGTAAAAAGCAGATTATATAGAGGCCTGAAAAAACTTAGATGTAAAATGGATGATTTGGATATGAAAGGAGATGACTGA
- a CDS encoding DEAD/DEAH box helicase codes for MEQPKPLLPMPIKAAPYKHQIDAFNFVCGKFGLIPASGMASSGAALLMEMGTGKTITSIAVAGALYQTGKIHRILVVAPLSILGVWREEFEKFADFDYSLAVLEGSAAKKIDTMRHMRGSPLQVAVINYESAWRLEKELSAWNPDMIIADEGHKIKTHNIAASKAMHRLGARAKYRLLLTGTVITNKAIDVFSQYKFLNPAIFGQSFYVFRNRYFDMVGYGNHTPVLKKSMEQDLMKRLHSVAFRATKAECLDLPETTDIVRYVELEPVILKKYKELVKQSYTELSAGEVTATNILTRLLRLSQLTGGFIGSDDGGKIEQVSDAKLKALEDILESSIQEGHKLVVIARFIPEIHAICRMMEKKNISYACIYGATKDRQEQVNRFQCDPDCMVFVGQIATAGLGITLTAASTMVFYSLDYSMSNFEQTKARIHRVGQKNSCTYIYLIAKGTVDSKILTALRNKADLAKMLIDDYRKGANPFAPEGGESCEQ; via the coding sequence ATGGAACAGCCGAAGCCGCTTCTGCCCATGCCGATTAAAGCCGCGCCGTATAAGCATCAGATCGACGCTTTCAATTTCGTATGCGGCAAGTTCGGCCTGATTCCGGCGAGCGGGATGGCATCTTCCGGCGCGGCTCTGCTCATGGAAATGGGCACCGGAAAGACCATAACCAGCATTGCGGTCGCCGGCGCTTTGTATCAGACTGGCAAAATCCACAGGATTCTGGTGGTGGCCCCGCTCTCCATCCTTGGTGTTTGGCGGGAAGAGTTCGAGAAATTCGCGGATTTCGATTACAGCCTTGCTGTTCTTGAAGGCAGCGCCGCAAAGAAGATCGATACCATGCGGCACATGCGCGGCTCTCCCCTGCAAGTCGCGGTGATCAATTATGAATCGGCGTGGCGGCTGGAAAAGGAACTGTCCGCATGGAACCCCGACATGATCATCGCCGACGAAGGCCACAAGATTAAAACCCATAACATTGCGGCTTCCAAGGCCATGCACCGGCTGGGCGCGCGGGCAAAGTACAGGCTGCTGCTCACAGGGACGGTCATTACCAACAAAGCCATCGACGTATTCAGCCAGTATAAATTCCTCAACCCGGCAATATTTGGCCAGAGCTTCTATGTATTCCGCAATAGGTACTTTGACATGGTCGGCTATGGCAACCACACGCCGGTGCTGAAAAAATCAATGGAGCAGGATTTAATGAAAAGGCTTCACAGCGTCGCCTTCCGGGCGACCAAGGCCGAATGCCTGGATTTGCCGGAGACCACCGACATTGTGCGGTATGTGGAGCTTGAGCCTGTCATTTTAAAGAAATATAAAGAGCTTGTCAAACAAAGCTATACTGAGCTGTCAGCAGGAGAAGTAACAGCTACAAACATACTGACACGCTTGCTTCGTCTTTCGCAATTAACCGGTGGCTTTATCGGAAGCGATGACGGTGGGAAAATCGAGCAAGTCAGTGATGCCAAGTTGAAAGCTCTTGAAGATATCCTTGAAAGCAGTATTCAAGAAGGACATAAGCTGGTTGTCATAGCAAGGTTTATCCCCGAAATCCATGCCATATGCAGGATGATGGAAAAAAAGAATATTAGTTATGCGTGTATTTATGGGGCAACAAAGGATCGCCAAGAGCAAGTAAACCGGTTTCAATGTGATCCCGACTGCATGGTGTTTGTAGGCCAGATTGCAACTGCTGGCCTTGGTATTACGCTAACCGCTGCAAGCACAATGGTATTTTACTCCCTTGATTATTCCATGTCGAATTTCGAGCAGACAAAAGCCCGCATCCATAGAGTTGGGCAGAAGAACAGCTGCACATATATCTACCTTATCGCCAAGGGTACTGTAGACTCAAAAATCCTGACTGCTCTGCGCAATAAGGCAGATCTTGCAAAAATGCTGATAGACGACTACCGCAAAGGAGCAAATCCTTTTGCCCCAGAGGGAGGTGAAAGCTGTGAGCAATAA
- a CDS encoding HDIG domain-containing metalloprotein — translation MGNISRDEAFSLLKKYNKDPFHIRHALTVEAVMKWFAKELGYGEDAEYWGIVGLLHDIDFELYPEEHCIKAPELLREAGVSEDIIHSVVSHGYGITVGSGVTIDVAPEHEMEKVLFAVDELTGLIWAAALMRPSKSTKDMELKSLKKKYKSKGFAAGCSREVIERGANQLGWELDKLLDMTLKAMADSEDAVNQQMENI, via the coding sequence ATGGGAAATATATCAAGAGATGAGGCATTTTCTTTATTGAAAAAATATAATAAAGATCCTTTTCATATTCGGCATGCATTAACGGTTGAGGCTGTTATGAAGTGGTTTGCCAAAGAATTGGGATATGGTGAGGATGCAGAATATTGGGGAATTGTCGGATTACTGCATGATATCGACTTCGAACTATATCCGGAGGAACATTGTATTAAGGCACCGGAACTGCTCCGTGAGGCTGGTGTCAGTGAAGACATTATCCATAGTGTTGTTTCTCACGGATACGGAATTACAGTAGGAAGTGGAGTTACAATTGATGTTGCTCCTGAACATGAGATGGAAAAAGTACTCTTTGCTGTAGACGAGTTAACAGGACTTATCTGGGCAGCAGCTCTTATGCGTCCTTCAAAAAGTACTAAGGACATGGAACTGAAGTCTCTTAAAAAGAAGTACAAGAGTAAAGGCTTTGCAGCCGGATGCTCGAGAGAGGTAATCGAGCGTGGTGCGAATCAGTTGGGATGGGAACTGGATAAACTGCTTGACATGACACTTAAAGCAATGGCTGATAGTGAAGATGCAGTTAACCAGCAAATGGAAAATATTTAA
- a CDS encoding RNA polymerase sigma factor, which yields MDKEYFIEINGRQIPVSKEVYYAFKRPAWRERKRRQVRAEKELSLEAFADAGFEIPSGQALVDEIVEDKLLLDMLSKALSELTEEERVLIDELFFNDKSEREIAREIGVSQPAIHKRRNRILEKLKKLMT from the coding sequence ATGGACAAGGAGTATTTTATTGAAATAAACGGCAGGCAAATTCCGGTAAGCAAGGAAGTATATTATGCCTTCAAGCGCCCTGCTTGGAGAGAGCGCAAGCGCAGGCAGGTTCGCGCGGAAAAGGAGCTCTCGCTCGAAGCGTTTGCGGACGCGGGGTTTGAGATTCCTTCCGGGCAGGCGCTGGTTGACGAGATCGTCGAGGACAAGCTGTTATTAGACATGCTGTCCAAGGCGCTTTCGGAACTGACCGAGGAGGAGCGGGTTCTGATTGACGAGCTGTTCTTTAACGATAAGTCGGAACGCGAAATAGCTCGTGAAATAGGTGTATCCCAACCGGCCATACATAAGCGCCGTAACCGCATACTGGAAAAATTAAAAAAATTGATGACTTAA
- a CDS encoding RibD family protein, whose amino-acid sequence MDRPYVICHMVMSLDGKVTGDFLERSEYGKFVEEYFKIHREYGADGFLCGRITMESGFPQPPVQYKHYEGLPIDRKDHITRKSAFYAVALDPKGRLWWNSGAISDSDEGYDGAHIIEVLSEDVPDTFLAYLQEKGISYIFGGKNELDLEIVLNKLKKLFGIERLLLEGGAITNGSFLEEDLIDEISLVVVPVAECNDCAAPLFKTWNYGSIIDPVKSFNLNEVKRLNDNGLWLIYTRNRTGDSSLF is encoded by the coding sequence ATGGACAGACCATATGTCATATGCCACATGGTAATGTCTCTGGACGGAAAAGTCACCGGAGACTTTTTAGAGAGAAGCGAATACGGTAAATTTGTTGAGGAATATTTCAAAATACATAGGGAATATGGTGCAGATGGATTTCTCTGCGGCAGGATTACGATGGAAAGCGGTTTTCCTCAACCGCCTGTACAATATAAGCATTATGAGGGCCTTCCTATTGACAGGAAAGATCATATTACAAGAAAATCTGCGTTTTATGCAGTTGCATTAGATCCGAAGGGAAGACTCTGGTGGAATAGCGGTGCTATTTCAGATTCAGACGAAGGATATGATGGTGCACATATCATAGAAGTGCTGTCAGAAGATGTTCCTGACACCTTTTTGGCATATTTGCAGGAGAAGGGCATTTCCTATATTTTTGGTGGAAAGAACGAGTTGGATCTGGAAATTGTCCTGAATAAGCTTAAGAAATTGTTCGGCATAGAAAGACTTCTGTTGGAGGGTGGCGCGATTACCAACGGATCTTTTTTAGAGGAGGATTTGATTGATGAAATTAGCCTGGTTGTAGTACCTGTAGCTGAATGCAATGACTGTGCTGCACCGCTTTTTAAAACATGGAATTATGGATCGATAATTGATCCGGTAAAATCTTTTAATTTGAATGAGGTAAAAAGATTAAATGATAATGGCCTTTGGCTCATTTACACAAGAAATAGAACAGGGGACAGTTCTCTATTCTAA
- the rlmD gene encoding 23S rRNA (uracil(1939)-C(5))-methyltransferase RlmD, translating to MVPVKKNEVYKIEISGMTHEGQGVGRIDNFTVFVDGPIKGEEVEIKIIEVKKNYAVGKLVKILKASPDRVEPLCKVYNRCGGCSLQHMSYDATLKFKTDLVTENIRRIGGLQGVVVHDTIGMDNPFNYRNKAQFPVGIQRGELVVGFYAKRSHDIVNSHMCLIQHSDCDKAKLIVKRFLEENKISIYDETTGKGLVRHIMTRVGFKTGEMMVVLVINGNTLPKQDLLVKRLTAEMPQIKSIVLNINTANTNVILGSKNIVLFGEENITDYIGNFKFKISPLSFYQVNPVQTELLYNKALEYAGLTGEETVFDLYCGIGTISLFLSQKAKKVYGVEVVEDAIRDAQENAKLNGVDNVEFIVGEAEKIIPDMYDKGIRADVVVVDPPRKGCDGVVLDTLVNMSPERIVYVSCNPATLARDMAFLSERGYEVLEVQPVDMFPWSSHVECVTLMTNVKNK from the coding sequence TTGGTTCCCGTTAAGAAGAATGAAGTATATAAAATTGAAATCAGCGGAATGACACATGAAGGTCAGGGAGTGGGCAGAATTGATAACTTTACGGTTTTTGTCGATGGCCCGATAAAGGGAGAAGAAGTTGAGATAAAAATAATTGAAGTTAAGAAGAACTATGCCGTGGGTAAACTTGTAAAGATCTTAAAAGCTTCACCCGACAGAGTTGAGCCGCTATGCAAAGTGTACAACAGATGCGGCGGATGCAGTCTTCAACATATGAGCTATGATGCGACATTGAAATTTAAAACTGATCTGGTTACAGAGAATATAAGAAGAATTGGTGGCCTTCAAGGTGTAGTGGTTCATGATACCATTGGCATGGATAATCCCTTTAATTATCGTAATAAAGCCCAGTTTCCTGTAGGGATACAGAGGGGTGAATTGGTTGTGGGGTTTTATGCCAAAAGATCCCATGATATTGTCAATTCTCATATGTGTTTAATTCAACATAGTGATTGCGATAAAGCAAAACTCATTGTAAAAAGGTTTTTGGAAGAGAATAAAATCAGTATATACGATGAAACTACAGGTAAAGGCCTGGTTCGTCATATTATGACCCGGGTAGGTTTTAAAACCGGAGAGATGATGGTGGTGCTTGTAATAAACGGAAATACCTTGCCCAAGCAGGATCTTCTTGTAAAGAGGCTTACCGCAGAAATGCCCCAGATAAAAAGCATTGTATTGAATATAAATACAGCAAATACCAATGTTATTTTAGGTTCAAAAAATATAGTGCTATTCGGTGAAGAGAACATAACCGATTACATTGGAAATTTTAAATTTAAAATATCACCATTGTCTTTTTATCAGGTAAATCCTGTACAGACTGAACTTTTATACAATAAGGCATTAGAGTACGCAGGTTTGACAGGCGAAGAGACGGTGTTTGATTTATACTGCGGTATTGGTACCATTTCATTGTTTTTATCCCAGAAGGCAAAAAAAGTCTACGGCGTTGAAGTTGTAGAAGATGCCATAAGGGACGCACAGGAAAATGCGAAATTAAACGGTGTTGATAACGTGGAATTTATAGTTGGAGAGGCAGAGAAAATAATTCCCGACATGTATGATAAGGGGATAAGGGCGGATGTAGTGGTAGTCGATCCGCCTCGTAAAGGATGTGATGGGGTGGTACTTGATACTCTTGTCAATATGTCACCCGAAAGAATTGTGTATGTGTCCTGTAATCCGGCAACTCTTGCGAGAGATATGGCGTTTTTGTCCGAGAGGGGATATGAGGTTTTGGAGGTTCAGCCGGTTGACATGTTCCCCTGGTCCAGCCATGTTGAGTGCGTGACATTGATGACAAATGTAAAAAACAAATAA
- a CDS encoding bifunctional 3'-5' exonuclease/DNA polymerase: MGYKCVYMLSEIKEYLKNTVLFAFDFETSPRDKWRNDKSAALDAHKADITGISFSVSEGTAIYVPLKHRSGRNAENQAAIWDYLKLLFESKDVIKVAHNLAFESMFLYARGIVLQKPCYDTIAASQLTLKSKWEFRSLADSGLKTLAPALCKAEMTEFSTVTEGRFFDELNPQDEKTVRYACADSDYTLRLYHVFNQWFDRFLPKHRTIVEEVESPTSVYVGIMKYNGILVDKSAMLKKQAEAAEKIVSIRKEITGIIGNVEIGANASTSAFKKYLFVDLGLPVMKTTAKHQEAADDETMILLKGWCESNRPELARLFELVQEYRKWGKLKSTYIDGYLRFIDEDTGRIHPDLMPLGTETGRFASRNPNMQNCPQKDNDPIGVRKFIISPAGKVLLSLDFSQIELRVGAFYCRDKRMLETYRTGGDIHAQTTSVIYRIPFEEAADKNAPHYKERRTIAKNCNFGVFYGLFPTGLQRTLKFKAGLNPTLSECETIIQNLKSGYPGLAKWQDEVKKRAAISCYTETWLGRRRYLLGIRSSDWGKKSFAERCALNTPIQGTAADILKLACGRIISGLPERLWLKPMLQIHDELVFELPEDKVDEAVVFIKECMETQPFPEFDVPIVAEASVGRNFGEMKEMED, translated from the coding sequence ATGGGATACAAATGTGTTTATATGCTGTCTGAAATAAAAGAGTATCTGAAAAACACTGTCCTATTTGCTTTCGACTTTGAAACGTCACCCCGCGATAAATGGAGGAACGATAAAAGTGCAGCTCTGGATGCTCATAAAGCAGATATTACAGGGATCAGTTTTTCAGTATCAGAAGGGACTGCTATATATGTTCCACTTAAACATCGTAGCGGGCGAAATGCAGAGAACCAGGCGGCAATATGGGATTATCTGAAATTACTATTCGAATCAAAAGATGTAATAAAAGTTGCTCATAATCTGGCTTTTGAGTCTATGTTCCTTTACGCAAGAGGTATCGTCCTTCAAAAGCCTTGCTATGACACGATTGCAGCATCACAACTTACATTAAAAAGCAAGTGGGAGTTCAGAAGTCTTGCTGACAGCGGATTAAAAACGCTTGCACCTGCACTCTGCAAAGCAGAAATGACAGAATTCTCAACGGTTACTGAAGGTCGGTTTTTCGATGAATTGAACCCTCAGGATGAGAAGACTGTCCGCTACGCTTGTGCTGACAGCGACTACACTCTTCGCTTGTATCATGTTTTCAATCAGTGGTTTGATAGATTTTTACCCAAACACAGAACTATTGTGGAAGAGGTAGAATCGCCTACATCAGTATATGTCGGGATAATGAAGTATAACGGCATATTGGTGGATAAGTCAGCCATGCTGAAGAAACAAGCGGAAGCCGCAGAAAAGATTGTCAGTATCAGAAAAGAGATTACCGGAATTATCGGCAATGTAGAGATTGGGGCAAATGCTTCAACTTCAGCATTTAAAAAATATCTTTTTGTGGATCTCGGTCTTCCGGTCATGAAAACGACCGCAAAACATCAGGAAGCTGCCGATGATGAAACCATGATCCTATTAAAAGGATGGTGTGAATCCAACAGGCCTGAACTTGCTCGCTTATTTGAACTGGTGCAGGAATACCGCAAGTGGGGCAAACTCAAATCCACCTATATAGACGGTTATCTTCGATTTATTGATGAGGATACCGGCAGGATTCATCCGGACCTTATGCCACTGGGGACAGAGACAGGCAGATTTGCGTCAAGAAACCCGAATATGCAGAATTGCCCGCAGAAAGACAATGACCCAATAGGCGTACGGAAATTTATCATTTCGCCAGCCGGAAAGGTTCTTTTATCCCTTGACTTTTCACAGATAGAACTGCGCGTCGGAGCGTTTTATTGCAGGGACAAACGTATGCTGGAAACCTATCGTACTGGCGGTGATATCCATGCTCAGACCACTTCTGTTATTTACCGCATTCCTTTTGAAGAGGCAGCAGACAAAAATGCTCCACATTATAAAGAGCGTAGGACCATTGCAAAGAACTGCAATTTCGGTGTGTTCTATGGCCTGTTTCCTACTGGCTTACAGAGAACACTTAAATTTAAAGCTGGGCTGAACCCAACTTTGTCCGAATGTGAGACCATCATTCAAAACTTGAAATCCGGATACCCCGGTCTTGCCAAATGGCAGGATGAGGTAAAAAAGCGGGCTGCTATAAGCTGCTATACAGAAACATGGCTGGGCAGGCGAAGATACTTGCTGGGAATTCGGTCATCAGATTGGGGCAAGAAGTCGTTTGCCGAGCGGTGCGCATTAAATACACCTATTCAAGGTACAGCGGCAGATATTCTAAAGCTTGCCTGTGGGCGCATCATCAGTGGACTTCCCGAAAGGCTTTGGCTGAAACCTATGCTGCAGATACATGACGAGCTGGTTTTTGAATTACCGGAAGACAAGGTGGACGAAGCAGTTGTTTTTATAAAAGAGTGTATGGAAACACAACCCTTCCCTGAATTTGATGTACCTATTGTGGCAGAGGCTTCGGTAGGAAGAAATTTTGGAGAAATGAAAGAAATGGAGGATTGA
- a CDS encoding RsiV family protein, with protein sequence MPNNDDKILKLLKEQYEKPMMSDKDICKMKQRMEKGKEEKRLLSKKRSYMRLAIAAAAVLAILILPNISSAVAHAMENIPVLGGFFKVITFRDYHYEDERNIADVVIPEISTEGSTDNSSTDAGKKTADEINAEIREIANKWIEEFKSNMENEGYHNIMIDSEVIATTEDYFTLKLICFWAAGSGYEENHFYTIDLNTGKKVELADLFKEGSDYRRIISENIKKQMREQMAADDSIKYWIDNEEYPEWNFNEITDETSFYINGNGEIVICFNEGEVAPAYVGTVEFTIPKDVVADILK encoded by the coding sequence TTGCCCAATAATGATGACAAAATTTTAAAATTATTAAAGGAACAGTATGAAAAACCAATGATGAGTGACAAGGATATTTGCAAGATGAAACAGCGAATGGAAAAAGGAAAGGAGGAAAAGAGATTATTGTCCAAAAAGAGATCATATATGAGATTGGCTATTGCTGCAGCTGCAGTGCTTGCAATCTTAATTTTGCCCAATATATCAAGTGCAGTAGCTCATGCTATGGAAAATATTCCGGTGTTGGGAGGATTTTTCAAGGTAATCACCTTTAGAGACTATCATTATGAAGATGAAAGAAATATTGCAGATGTTGTTATACCTGAGATATCGACGGAGGGGAGTACAGACAATTCCTCTACCGATGCGGGTAAAAAAACAGCTGATGAAATTAATGCCGAGATCCGTGAAATTGCAAACAAGTGGATTGAAGAATTCAAATCAAATATGGAAAATGAAGGCTATCATAATATTATGATTGACTCAGAAGTAATTGCCACTACAGAAGACTATTTCACATTAAAGCTGATTTGCTTCTGGGCTGCGGGAAGCGGTTATGAGGAGAATCATTTTTATACAATTGATCTCAACACAGGAAAAAAGGTGGAATTAGCGGATCTATTCAAGGAAGGCAGCGACTATAGGCGTATAATAAGTGAAAATATCAAAAAACAGATGAGAGAGCAGATGGCTGCAGATGACAGTATCAAATACTGGATTGACAATGAGGAATATCCGGAGTGGAATTTTAATGAAATTACCGATGAAACATCATTTTATATTAATGGAAATGGAGAAATTGTAATTTGCTTCAATGAAGGCGAAGTCGCACCTGCATATGTGGGAACGGTAGAGTTTACAATTCCAAAGGATGTAGTTGCGGATATTCTTAAATAA
- a CDS encoding arsenate reductase family protein — translation MIFVCYPKCTTCQKAKKWLIANGIAFEERNIKESNPSIEELKDWHKMSGLPLKKFFNTSGLQYKELKLKDKLLEMSEDEQYSLLSSDGMLVKRPILIGDDFALVGFKEDEWKSTLGI, via the coding sequence ATGATATTTGTATGTTACCCTAAATGTACTACCTGCCAAAAAGCCAAGAAGTGGCTTATAGCAAATGGGATTGCCTTTGAGGAAAGGAATATCAAAGAAAGTAATCCTTCGATTGAGGAATTGAAGGATTGGCATAAAATGAGCGGTCTGCCGCTAAAGAAGTTCTTTAATACCAGCGGATTACAGTATAAGGAACTTAAGTTGAAGGACAAGCTTCTTGAAATGAGCGAGGATGAGCAATATAGCTTGTTATCGTCGGACGGTATGCTTGTAAAGCGTCCTATTCTCATCGGTGACGACTTTGCTCTGGTAGGCTTTAAGGAGGACGAATGGAAATCTACGCTTGGCATTTAA